In Desulfobacter hydrogenophilus, the genomic stretch TTTGCGCATATCGCCCTTAACGGACATATAAATCTGTTCAACGGCTTCCTGCTGGATATCTTTGTATTTTTCAATGAAGTCCTCGACCTCTATGGGATACAAAATCAGGGTTTTCAACCGGCTGAGTATATCAGGATGGTTCCGGCTCAAATAAGTTCTCACATTCGGAAGTCCTGCAAATACGATGGGAACCCCGGCATCAATAATCCGTTTAAGATATGGCCAAACCCGGGTGTCCAAGTCATTGGCCTCATCTATAATGATAAAACAATTGGAGAGATTACAGATCATTTTCAGGTACTGGGGAGTTCGGCGGTAGGTGGCGGTGGCCTCATAATTTAATTCCTTAAGTATCGCGGCCAGGGTTTCATGTATGTTGAACAGAGACTCAACCCATACAGCATGGAGCTTTTTGGGATGCAGCAATTTTAAAAACCGAGTTTTTCCTGCACCAAAATCACCCTCCATGAGCACGCTTTGGCCTCTGTAGATCCGGTTATAAGTGGCAGCCAAGTATGAGACCCTTCGTTTATCACTGATAAAATCCTCTTTCATGTTATGTCTCCATGGGATGCATAAATGGCTACATGGTTCGTATTTAACGATTTTTGGCAATCAAGCATAAATGCATTGAACAGGGCCTGATTTTTACGGTCATCCGGCTGGTTTATCTTTTTTGTGTAATCCGCGTACCTTGATTGATTATGATCAAGCACTTGTTCCGCCCGGGCCAGGGTGAGGCCCTTATGAAAAACGTCGACTAAAACAGGCCGGTCAACGGCCATATTGTGCTTTTCTAAAAGAGCGATAATGGTGTCAAGTTCATCAGGCGGCACAGGCGAAGGTTCTGGTGCCGGCGGTCTGTCAAACGGCTTTTTTGCAATGGCTTCGCCCAACAGTATACCGTCTTCACCCTGCTCAAAAATAAAAAGCTTGTCCTTGTATTTGGATATTTTCACCGGTGTGCTTTTATGTTTGCTGAACTTATCTGCACCACGGGTCACATAATAATCGCGCTTGTCATGGCGGATGGTCCTGGTTTTGGATACGGTGGCTTTGATTTTCCTGTAGCCGTATTTCATATATTCCTGAACCTGGTCCGGGGTAAAATTCAGGGTATCTGCCTGGTTTGATAAAAAATCATCAAATTTCTGTGCCGGCACCCAGGCACTGACCACCCCGTCTTCGGTAAAATAATGTTGTGTATGATTATGTTCGTTACGATATTCGCTGAGCATAGTGCTGCTCCTTAGTTCCTGAAGGCTTATATCAAGAAGGGTTACAGTAATTTTTTCCTTTCTTCCCCGCTTGAAGTCATATTCGGTAACGGTTTTCACAATCCTGTCCTCAAAGGCTTTGATAATACGTATTTCAAAATTGTGCAGGCTCCGGTGTGAAGATTCTAGATGTGCCTTATCTTTGGGTGAATACGCCTTTGAAAAATCCGGTGCCAAATAGAAGCCTTGCGGTGTAGAATGCTTCAGGTTAATGGCATTGATGGGGCGTTTTAGATTTAAAAATCCTTTTGCCTGGTCAGGTCTGATACCAATTTTTTGCAAAGGCAAAGGGGTACTCAACAAAAAACGGGTAAAAAGATCCACAGAGTTCAGGCTGCTTTCGGTAAAATAAAAGTCCAGAATAAACATTTTCCTGGAAGCGGTATCAAATATTTCAATTACCTGTGGTTTTTGCCAGTTACCGTGTTCATCTCTGATCCTTAAATATTGAAATTTACAGCCGTCAACCTGGATCAAAGCAAATACCGGCACCGACTTGAAGGCATGCATTACCGGGACCTGATCCTGCTTATCCTCTTTTTCCAGGTAAAATTTGAGATTTTCCCTTTTGACACATCGCCGAAGTGCCGGAAGACTGATGGTTCTGCCCAGCTCTTGTTCAAGCCAGTGATGATAATTTTTAATGGTTCTGGCTTTCCGGGTGATAAAAATGAATCCCTGGGATGAGGGGTCGCATGACGCCTTGACCATCTCAATAAACCGTCTTTTGGTTTGCTCATCTATTGCTCTGGGCCGTCCGCTGCACTTACGGCCTTCCATAATTCCTTTTTCAACCAGTAAAAGGGGCGCCGGGATAATTCCGGTTTTCTTGTACTGGTCCTTGTAATATTTTTTGGACCGTCTCTTGGTAGATCCGGTTTTATTCATGATTTTTTTGTGCAGCAGTAAATGAAAGCGGTCATCAATAGTCAGGTCATCCATTATCTGCCCCCTTTGATACAATCTTTTCGTATATGACCCGATGCCACAACAATGCTGCCTGGCGGGAGGTCTTCTGCCAATGATCATGCTGAGCCACACGGACCTGTTCAAGCATTGCCTTTACAACAGCCATGTATTCATGGGTAATTCGATCTGTCAGATCCGGTTTACTTACCGGAGCCGTTTTCTGGTCCTCAATAAATTTTTTGATATTTCGTGCGGTCAGTTCCATGCCACTGTTTATAATCGCCCTCCAGATACGGCGTTGTTCTATGGAATCCATTTGAGTAAGGGGGCGGATCTGGGATTCGTTGGCCGGCAGTTTGTCTCCAATTGGAGACAGGTTGTAAATTACTTCATAGGCTCGAATCAGCCGGTAAGCATGGGCTTTGCCCATATCCCACCGTGCCCTGGTATATGCCTCAAATGACTCAAACAGAGCCTGCTTGTACAAACGATTCTCACGAATTTCTTTCAAGGCTTGGCCGATTTTGTAAAAACATTCTTGATTTCGACCAATCAGGGTTTCAAGCTCAAGCAGCCGTTCCATACTCACTGCCCTCCCGGCATAGGCCTGCCGACCATAGCGGCAAGGGCCGTCAATTTTGCGGCCTGAACCTGGGGTACAGTATTTATTTGTTTCAAAAACAAGACACTATCCCTAAATCCATAGCCCTTGATTTTCATGACAAGGTCAATGGTATTAAAATTTTTTTCGCATCTGAAGCACCTGGCCAGGTTCGTGGCTGGATTTACAGCGGTTTGAAATTCATTGCACAAAGGGCATAGAAAACGAAAATAACCATCTCTAATCTTGGATAGAATCTGTAAATGGTCCCTGATCAACACATCTACAGGGATATTGTTTCTCAGTTCAAATAATTGCCGGGATGAAAATCTGTTTTTCACAAGACACCTCCTTATTTTTAAAATTTCAGGTGCTTTTTTATATCACCGGTTAGAGTCGCCTGTCAGTTGCCTCTTAAACTGAGATAGAGATTATTCTGTTGATATCTACTTGTATTATCAGTTGGTTATCCTCATGATGTCTCTTAGAATCAAAACTCGATTAGTCTGTTAATATCCCTTTATATTACAATGAGTTATTCCAATCATGTATCTTAAAATCTATACTCGATTAGTCGTTTATGCCAGAGGGTCTTTTATGGGAATCCCTGTATTTTTTCATTGTTATGGCTGATAACCTGGGTAACCAGATATTGAATGATAATTGCCGGCTTGATCCCGTATTCTGCTATAATGACTTCCATTGGCAAAACAGGTTTTGTCTGTTTTTGATATGAAAGCGAAGGAAGGTTCCCAGATGTTTGTTGCTCCTCAGCTTCTTCAAGTTTTTTTGCCAGATAATTGTTTTTGCAAACAGCTTTGTTTTTCCTGTTCCACTTTTCACATTGCCTTCGATGAAGCTCTTTTTGGCAAGCCGAACGACATGTTTTCTGCCGCCCTTTTTGTCTTACATCAGGGGTGAACCATTTCCGGCAAATAGAGCAAGGTCGTCTTCCACGTGAATTCTTTGCCATTATTTCTTCTCCAAAATTTGAATCAGGGAGATTATATGTACCAAATTTTGAAAGAAGCAGCGGCGAGGTCTATCGGCGGGATAGGCGGGGTATGATTTTTTATTTGATTGGCGGGATATAGCGGCGGGATATCTGCCCGTTACATTATTTCGTCATGAAACTGCGGGGTACGCGTTACACTTTTTGAATCTTACCATACCCCAACCCAGCTAAAGCACGTGGACCAGATCATAACAATCAGCACCAGAACAAGATAATAGTTAGGACCTGTGGAAAGCGAAGAATAGTCGATAGGAAGGATATGTTTCTTTATGAAATAGGCCGCGATAAAACAGCCTGCGGTGATACTCAGATCAATCAGCCGATGAAAACGAAGGAGAAGTCTGTTTTTTTCCCTTAACATGATGCGAACCTTTTATAGAAAAATTCCAAAAAATTGTTATGGGATAAGTCCAAAAAAACTTAACCCACCTTTTTATATCCATGCTGTGTTATATTTAATTTCAATGAGTTACGATATTATAAATATTATCTTCTGGCACTACACTTATTGATTATCCTCATAAACAAGTGAAAATAGGAACTTTTTAATTACACCATTAACATAAAAAATTCCATCCTTTTTAAATAATACGATACGCATTGCGAATGATGCAGTCCCATACAGAATATAACCGTTTGATTTCATGGATTTAATATTTTTTCGTTCTTAAAAATGGGTTAGCCTGGGAGCGCGGGCGTCTCACCTGCATCTTTACAATATTTGCGGACATGCAGGCGAGACCGCCCGCGCTCCCAGATATAACAAAGAGGACAAGTTATTTAAAATTTGTTCCTAAATGATTTTCATATTTTGTAGTGGGTTAGACCTGAATGCAGATAGACGATATCAGCCCATGACTGTATTTATATGAATAGACTCGAAAATTTGAAAGTAAAAGGGCGTTTGCGACAAAAACCGCAAGAACAAAGCGAAAAATTCTTGAATCAGGGATTAAACGTAGTTGGACGAAATCCAGTTGCGATAGGTGTTGTCCATGATATTTCGCCACCATTTTTCATTTGACAGGAACCAGGTGAGTGTCTTCTCTATACCGCTCGGAAAGGTTTCCCGGGGAGAAAAACCAATAGCAGCACTAATTTTAGCCGGATTAATAGCATATCGTCGATCGTGCCCGGCCCTGTCTTTAACAAAGGTAATCAGGCTTTGTGACGACTGTCCTTTTGCGGCGGGAGAATCGGGAAAGCGTTTTTTTAACCCGGCATCACCCTTAAACTGCTGATCCAATAAATCGCAGACATGCCGGATAATATCAATATTTTTCCACTCATTGTTGCCGCCGATATTATAAGTTTCTCCGGGCGTTCCTTTGTGAAGGATCAAATCCACCCCAAAGTTGTGATCATCCACATAGAGCCAATCGCGGATCTGGCATCCGTCACCGTAAATGGGCAACGGCTTATTATCCAGGATATTGACAATAATCAACGGAATCAATTTCTCCGGGAACTGAAACGGGCCATAATTATTTGAGCAGTTGCTGATGGTGGTTTTAAGCCCATAGGTTTCATGATACGCCCGGATCAGGTGATCAGACGATGCCTTGCTTGCGGCATATGGGGAGTTTGGCAGATAGGCGTTGGTTTCTACGAACGGCGGTTCGTCAGGCGTCAAAGTGCCATACACTTCATCCGTGGAGATATGGTGAAAACGGTGATTTTCGACATTACCGTCAATCCACATCTTTTTAGCCGCCTTAAGCAGGGTATGGGTTCCCACAATATTCGTATTGATAAAAGCGTCCGGCCCCAAAATGGACCTGTCCACATGGGATTCGGCAGCAAAGTGAACAATGGTCTGGATTTGATGATCTATTAATAATTTTTCAACTAATTCCTGGTCCAGGATATCACCATGAACAAAGGTGCAGTTGTCTTGCTTTTCCGCATCTTCGAGGCTGTGCCGGTTCCCGGCATAGGTCAACGCATCCAGAATAATAATTTTATCTTCAGGATGATTTTTCAGCCAGTAATAAATAAAGTTTGTCCCGATAAATCCGGCCCCTCCGGTAACCAGCATGGCACCCATTATATCAACTCCTTCAACATTTTTTTGAGTTGAGCCCGCCAGTGAACCGGCGTCATTTCTAAATTCTGCCATATTGACCTCTTATCAAGCACACTAAACGCAGGCCGCTTTGCCGGCGTGGGGTATTGGACACAAGGGATGGGAGAGATGGGGATCTGTTTGTCCAACAGCTTTAATTCCAAACCAATCTCCTGTATGGCCACGGCAAAATCATACCATGAGGCAACGCCGGCATCGGTCCAATGATGGACACCGGATAGATCTTGATCAATGGCACGCCACACACAAAGCGCTAAGCCCTTGGCCCAGGTCGGGGTGCCGATCTGATCATCCACCACACTGATATGATCCCGGTCACGCATTAATTTCAGCATAGTTTTAACAAAATTATTTCCATGGGAAGAATAAAGCCATGCGGTGCGAATAACCACACAATCCTGCTGTAAAATTTGTTTTACTGCATTTTCGCCTGCAAGCTTGGTTTTGCCGTATACGGATAGAGGATTTGCCGGACTGTCAGGCGCAAAGGGAATGGACGAAACCCCGTCAAAGATAAAATCCGTTGAAATATGTACCACTTTCTTATGGGTATTACGGGCAGTCTCGGCAATCTGTGCTACAGCCAGATGATTAAGCTGATCTGCCTGTTTTTCTTCTTTTTCAGCCTTGTCAACAGCGGTATAAGCGGCAGCATTGATAATCCACCGGGCATCTGATTTTTCAATGCAGTCTTCAAGGCCTTTAACATTACTGAAATCCACATCCAGAGAACCAAAGGATTCCAACTGAATGTGGGAAGGACAGGTCCGCTGTAATTCCCATCCCAATTGCCCGCCGGAACCGAATAATAAAATTTTCATGCAAACACCTCCGCATCCTGAAACCTTACACCTTGTTCATCTTTTTGGGATAACACAGGTGTCTGTTTTTCTATTCCAGGCCATTGGATCCCAATGGTCTGATCAGACCAGAGGATACTGCGTTCAAATTTTGGCGCATAATAATCCGTACATTTATAGATAAACTGGGCTGTGTCGCTAAGCACATAAAACCCATGGGCAAATCCCGGCGGCACCCACAGCATCCTATTATTCTCTTCTGTCAGGATCTCACCCACCCACTGACCAAAATAAGGAGAAGATTTGCGAATATCCACGGCTACATCAAACACTTGCCCTTGAATCACACGAACCAATTTGCCCTGGGGATGCTCTATCTGATAGTGAAGCCCCCTTAAAATACCTTTTCGGGACATGCTGTGGTTATCCTG encodes the following:
- the rfbC gene encoding dTDP-4-dehydrorhamnose 3,5-epimerase, with product MKYTELAIPDVVLMEPNVFGDHRGFFMETFREDEFNEKVRSVRFVQDNHSMSRKGILRGLHYQIEHPQGKLVRVIQGQVFDVAVDIRKSSPYFGQWVGEILTEENNRMLWVPPGFAHGFYVLSDTAQFIYKCTDYYAPKFERSILWSDQTIGIQWPGIEKQTPVLSQKDEQGVRFQDAEVFA
- the rfbD gene encoding dTDP-4-dehydrorhamnose reductase; the encoded protein is MKILLFGSGGQLGWELQRTCPSHIQLESFGSLDVDFSNVKGLEDCIEKSDARWIINAAAYTAVDKAEKEEKQADQLNHLAVAQIAETARNTHKKVVHISTDFIFDGVSSIPFAPDSPANPLSVYGKTKLAGENAVKQILQQDCVVIRTAWLYSSHGNNFVKTMLKLMRDRDHISVVDDQIGTPTWAKGLALCVWRAIDQDLSGVHHWTDAGVASWYDFAVAIQEIGLELKLLDKQIPISPIPCVQYPTPAKRPAFSVLDKRSIWQNLEMTPVHWRAQLKKMLKELI
- a CDS encoding integrase, coding for MDDLTIDDRFHLLLHKKIMNKTGSTKRRSKKYYKDQYKKTGIIPAPLLLVEKGIMEGRKCSGRPRAIDEQTKRRFIEMVKASCDPSSQGFIFITRKARTIKNYHHWLEQELGRTISLPALRRCVKRENLKFYLEKEDKQDQVPVMHAFKSVPVFALIQVDGCKFQYLRIRDEHGNWQKPQVIEIFDTASRKMFILDFYFTESSLNSVDLFTRFLLSTPLPLQKIGIRPDQAKGFLNLKRPINAINLKHSTPQGFYLAPDFSKAYSPKDKAHLESSHRSLHNFEIRIIKAFEDRIVKTVTEYDFKRGRKEKITVTLLDISLQELRSSTMLSEYRNEHNHTQHYFTEDGVVSAWVPAQKFDDFLSNQADTLNFTPDQVQEYMKYGYRKIKATVSKTRTIRHDKRDYYVTRGADKFSKHKSTPVKISKYKDKLFIFEQGEDGILLGEAIAKKPFDRPPAPEPSPVPPDELDTIIALLEKHNMAVDRPVLVDVFHKGLTLARAEQVLDHNQSRYADYTKKINQPDDRKNQALFNAFMLDCQKSLNTNHVAIYASHGDIT
- a CDS encoding ATP-binding protein, whose amino-acid sequence is MKEDFISDKRRVSYLAATYNRIYRGQSVLMEGDFGAGKTRFLKLLHPKKLHAVWVESLFNIHETLAAILKELNYEATATYRRTPQYLKMICNLSNCFIIIDEANDLDTRVWPYLKRIIDAGVPIVFAGLPNVRTYLSRNHPDILSRLKTLILYPIEVEDFIEKYKDIQQEAVEQIYMSVKGDMRKFKEICTDCRDRAKELNHQFVDINLALEFISDLPPQ
- the rfbB gene encoding dTDP-glucose 4,6-dehydratase; translation: MGAMLVTGGAGFIGTNFIYYWLKNHPEDKIIILDALTYAGNRHSLEDAEKQDNCTFVHGDILDQELVEKLLIDHQIQTIVHFAAESHVDRSILGPDAFINTNIVGTHTLLKAAKKMWIDGNVENHRFHHISTDEVYGTLTPDEPPFVETNAYLPNSPYAASKASSDHLIRAYHETYGLKTTISNCSNNYGPFQFPEKLIPLIIVNILDNKPLPIYGDGCQIRDWLYVDDHNFGVDLILHKGTPGETYNIGGNNEWKNIDIIRHVCDLLDQQFKGDAGLKKRFPDSPAAKGQSSQSLITFVKDRAGHDRRYAINPAKISAAIGFSPRETFPSGIEKTLTWFLSNEKWWRNIMDNTYRNWISSNYV
- a CDS encoding DNA methylase, whose protein sequence is MERLLELETLIGRNQECFYKIGQALKEIRENRLYKQALFESFEAYTRARWDMGKAHAYRLIRAYEVIYNLSPIGDKLPANESQIRPLTQMDSIEQRRIWRAIINSGMELTARNIKKFIEDQKTAPVSKPDLTDRITHEYMAVVKAMLEQVRVAQHDHWQKTSRQAALLWHRVIYEKIVSKGADNG
- a CDS encoding CHC2 zinc finger domain-containing protein, whose translation is MKNRFSSRQLFELRNNIPVDVLIRDHLQILSKIRDGYFRFLCPLCNEFQTAVNPATNLARCFRCEKNFNTIDLVMKIKGYGFRDSVLFLKQINTVPQVQAAKLTALAAMVGRPMPGGQ